In the Oryza glaberrima chromosome 6, OglaRS2, whole genome shotgun sequence genome, one interval contains:
- the LOC127777647 gene encoding uncharacterized protein LOC127777647: MAAPASPLHPLAAIAAALLLLLVAAPSAAAAASPVFPGVPPLQLQALQQRRPASSAGGSTYVVAAAAAAAAGGNGTAAAAKPFTAHYFPQELDHFTFTPNASAVFYQKYLVNDTFWRRSAAAGETPAGPIFVYTGNEGDIEWFATNTGFMFDIAPSFGALLVFIEHRFYGESKPFGNESNSSPEKLGYLTSTQALADFAVLITSLKHNLSAVSSPVVVFGGSYGGMLASWFRLKYPHVTIGAVASSAPILQFDYITPWSSFYDAVSQDYKSESFNCFSVIKAAWDLIDERGSTDAGLLQLSKTFRACKTVKSVYSFRNWLWTAFVYTAMVDYPTPANFLMNLPAYPIKEMCKIIDGFPAGADIVDKAFAAASLYYNYTGDQTCFQLEDGEDPHGLSGWGWQACTEMVMPMTISNESMFPPFTFTYEGKSDDCFQSYGVRPRPHWITTEYGGNRIDLVLKRFGSNIIFSNGMRDPWSRGGVLKNISSSIIALVTEKGAHHLDFRSATKDDPDWVVEQRRQEVKIIQGWIDQYNEDLAQISK; encoded by the exons ATGGCGGCACCCGCCTCGCCACTCCACCCTCTCGCCGCCATAGCAgcagctctcctcctcctcctcgtcgcagCCCCctctgcagcagctgcagctagcCCCGTCTTCCCCGGAGTCCCTCCCCTGCAGCTGCAAGCtctgcagcagcggcggccggcgagctccgccggcggcagcacgtatgtcgtcgccgcggcggcggcggcggcggccggagggaacggcacagcggcggcggcgaagccgttCACGGCGCACTACTTCCCGCAGGAGCTGGACCACTTCACCTTCACGCCCAACGCGTCGGCCGTCTTCTACCAGAAGTACCTCGTCAACGACACCTTCTGGcggcggagcgccgccgccggcgagacgcCGGCCGGGCCGATATTCGTGTACACCGGCAACGAGGGCGACATCGAGTGGTTCGCCACCAACACCGGCTTCATGTTCGACATCGCGCCCAGCTTCGGCGCCCTGCTCGTCTTCATCGAG CATCGATTCTACGGGGAGTCGAAGCCGTTCGGCAACGAGTCGAacagctcgccggagaagctgGGGTACCTGACGTCGACGCAAGCGCTCGCCGACTTCGCCGTCCTCATCACCAGCCTCAAGCACAACctctccgccgtctcctcccccgtcgtcgtcttcggtgGCTCCTACGGTGGCA TGTTGGCTTCATGGTTCAGGCTAAAGTATCCCCATGTCACCATTGGCGCCGTCGCGTCCTCTGCTCCGATCCTGCAGTTCGACTACATAACTCCATGGAGCAGCTTCTACGATGCCGTCTCGCAAGATTACAAG TCTGAAAGCTTCAATTGCTTCAGTGTTATCAAGGCAGCTTGGGATTTGATAGATGAGAGGGGATCCACTGATGCAGGGCTCTTACAGCTTAGCAAAACCTTCAGAGCCTGCAA GACTGTGAAATCGGTTTACTCGTTCAGAAACTGGCTATGGACAGCATTTGTGTACACAGCCATGGTGGACTATCCAACCCCGGCCAATTTCCTGATGAATCTGCCTGCCTATCCTATCAAGGAG ATGTGCAAGATCATCGACGGCTTCCCTGCAGGAGCAGACATCGTTGACAAAGCTTTCGCAGCGGCGAGTCTGTACTACAATTACACAGGAGATCAAACATGCTTCCAGTTAGAGGATGGAGAAGACCCCCATGGCCTCAGTGGTTGGGGATGGCAG GCCTGCACAGAAATGGTCATGCCGATGACGATATCGAACGAGAGCATGTTCCCTCCATTCACCTTCACTTATGAGGGGAAATCTGATGACTGTTTCCAGAGCTACGGTGTTCGTCCGAGACCACACTGGATCACCACTGAATATGGTGGAAAT AGAATTGACCTGGTGCTCAAGAGGTTTGGGAGCAACATCATCTTCTCCAACGGAATGCGAGACCCATGGAGCCGTGGCGG GGTGCTCAAGAACATATCATCTAGTATCATTGCCCTTGTCACGGAGAAAG GAGCTCATCATTTGGACTTCAGATCAGCAACTAAAGATGATCCAGATTGGGTTGTAGAACAACGAAGACAAGAAGTTAAGATCATACAGGGATGGATAGATCAGTACAATGAGGACCTTGCACAGATATCAAAATGA